In a single window of the Limnochorda sp. L945t genome:
- a CDS encoding FAD-dependent oxidoreductase — MASRRLVVVGGVAAGMSAASRARRVDPQLEIVVFERSGYVSYGSCGIPYFVGGLVERLEDLVVYTPQFFREKRRIDVHVSHEVTAIDPRSHRVQVRRLSDGETWEAGYDVLVLATGAYAVRPPVPGVERPGVFVMRLLEDGMAMRRRVEELKAPAADAGRPPRAVVVGAGPIGLEAAENLRRLGCEVAIVEVMPQVLPGYHPELARIVEQELRRNGVEVYTGEPVAGIEGQGEAGPATAVSTPSRTLPADLVLVATGVRPQVALARAAGIALGATGAVAVDDHLRTSVPDIFAAGDGVEAWHRVLERPVWIPLGTTSNKQGRIAGENAAGGDARFRGIVGTAALRVFDLEVARTGLTREEAEREPRWEAVEVHVRHGSRAHYYPGRGPIDAWLVGDRKSGRLLGAQMVGPAGSVAKRIDVLAVALSAGLPVEEVAELDLSYAPPFAPVWDVALIAAREWLKDAALGSVPHAG, encoded by the coding sequence GTGGCGTCGCGGCGGCTGGTGGTCGTGGGGGGCGTGGCGGCCGGGATGAGCGCGGCCTCCCGGGCGCGCCGCGTAGACCCGCAGCTGGAGATCGTGGTCTTCGAGCGCAGCGGTTACGTGTCGTACGGATCGTGTGGCATCCCTTACTTCGTGGGAGGGCTCGTGGAGCGGCTCGAGGACCTGGTCGTCTACACGCCCCAGTTTTTCCGAGAGAAGCGGCGGATCGACGTGCACGTGAGCCACGAGGTGACGGCCATCGACCCCAGGTCCCACCGGGTGCAGGTGCGCCGGCTCTCCGACGGCGAGACGTGGGAGGCCGGCTACGACGTGCTGGTGCTGGCTACCGGAGCTTACGCCGTGAGGCCGCCGGTGCCGGGGGTGGAGCGCCCCGGCGTCTTCGTCATGCGGTTGCTTGAAGACGGGATGGCCATGCGCCGGCGCGTGGAAGAGCTGAAGGCGCCCGCGGCTGACGCGGGAAGGCCCCCTCGCGCCGTGGTGGTGGGAGCCGGGCCCATCGGCCTGGAGGCAGCGGAGAACCTGCGGCGCCTCGGTTGCGAGGTCGCCATCGTGGAGGTCATGCCCCAGGTGTTGCCGGGTTACCACCCGGAGCTCGCCCGGATCGTGGAGCAGGAGCTGCGGCGAAACGGGGTCGAGGTGTACACCGGGGAACCGGTCGCCGGGATCGAAGGGCAGGGCGAGGCTGGTCCGGCGACGGCGGTCAGCACGCCATCCCGCACCCTTCCGGCCGACCTGGTGCTGGTGGCCACCGGCGTGCGTCCTCAGGTGGCCCTGGCCAGGGCGGCAGGCATCGCTCTCGGTGCCACCGGCGCCGTGGCGGTGGATGACCACCTCAGGACCTCGGTGCCGGACATCTTCGCGGCCGGGGACGGGGTGGAAGCGTGGCATCGCGTGCTGGAGCGCCCCGTCTGGATCCCGCTGGGCACCACCTCCAACAAGCAAGGGCGGATAGCCGGCGAGAACGCCGCCGGAGGCGACGCGCGCTTTCGGGGCATCGTGGGCACGGCAGCGCTGCGGGTGTTCGACCTGGAAGTGGCCCGGACGGGCCTGACCCGGGAGGAGGCGGAGCGGGAGCCCCGCTGGGAGGCGGTGGAGGTTCACGTGCGCCACGGCAGCCGCGCCCACTACTACCCGGGGCGCGGTCCCATCGACGCCTGGCTCGTGGGCGACCGGAAGAGCGGGCGCCTGCTCGGGGCGCAAATGGTCGGCCCGGCGGGTTCGGTCGCCAAGCGCATCGATGTCCTGGCCGTCGCTCTGAGCGCGGGGCTGCCGGTGGAGGAAGTGGCGGAACTCGACCTCTCCTATGCCCCACCGTTCGCGCCCGTGTGGGACGTCGCCTTGATCGCGGCGCGGGAGTGGCTCAAGGATGCAGCGCTCGGAAGCGTACCCCACGCGGGGTGA
- a CDS encoding class I SAM-dependent methyltransferase: MEPIRPATWGSVEATVGEVLRALMERAREQGGAAGTTASRAATTPGAGPPRRRRRRSLPAAARYAAWRARWEQAVTLRKPLGRGRPILDVGCYEGALVTRLAEVTGRPVIGVDISDAGFGRAFQQAEKAGVEAFVGCMRYDAHHLSALGSQLFDAATLTYSLHCMRAPDRVLAEVARVLTWGGVVLVVDWVVATGEPKHGCSRLTLAEIEEMMRSAGLTPIRSVARDGVALVAGEKREGSIPAARLGVLNGRRAVLAAREAPAPASAP; encoded by the coding sequence GTGGAACCCATCAGGCCGGCGACGTGGGGTAGCGTGGAAGCCACGGTGGGGGAGGTCCTGCGCGCCCTGATGGAGCGGGCCCGGGAGCAGGGCGGGGCTGCGGGCACGACGGCCTCGCGGGCTGCGACCACGCCCGGCGCCGGTCCCCCGCGGCGGCGGAGGAGGCGCTCGCTTCCCGCGGCCGCCCGCTACGCGGCGTGGCGGGCGAGGTGGGAGCAGGCAGTCACGCTCCGCAAGCCGCTGGGGCGAGGACGGCCCATCCTCGACGTGGGGTGCTACGAGGGCGCGCTGGTGACCAGGCTGGCCGAGGTCACGGGTAGGCCCGTGATCGGCGTGGACATCAGCGACGCCGGGTTCGGCAGGGCCTTCCAACAGGCGGAGAAGGCCGGGGTCGAGGCGTTCGTCGGCTGCATGCGTTACGACGCCCATCACCTCTCGGCGCTGGGGTCGCAGCTGTTCGACGCGGCGACGCTGACTTACAGCCTGCACTGCATGCGGGCACCGGACCGGGTCCTGGCGGAGGTGGCCCGGGTGTTGACGTGGGGCGGCGTGGTGCTGGTCGTCGACTGGGTCGTGGCGACGGGGGAGCCCAAGCACGGCTGCTCCCGGCTCACGCTGGCGGAGATCGAGGAGATGATGCGGTCGGCGGGGCTCACCCCCATCCGCTCGGTCGCCCGGGACGGCGTCGCGCTGGTGGCGGGCGAGAAGCGGGAGGGCTCGATCCCGGCGGCCCGGCTGGGCGTGCTCAACGGCCGGCGCGCCGTACTCGCCGCTCGAGAGGCGCCAGCGCCAGCGAGCGCACCGTGA
- a CDS encoding PRC-barrel domain-containing protein — translation MVPSRRLLGLQVIDVVDGRALGRTSRLIFDPSARRLAAFVVSSGHWPREDQVLEWGRTRGVGLHAITVQGADTLVRPSALPELQPLLRRPLRLYGIRVLTEDGEFLGAADELMLDERSGAVLEVLLAPKGLSDRLRGRLSIAAASLLVMGEDAMVVRAGTRPTSHRVAHAGGPSRAGEHGAPPNGAPPDGAAGPAFAGAPPSPGQAAVEASADGNSPLPETLRRGWVTVRSLALAPLERRVRRAGR, via the coding sequence ATGGTACCGAGCCGGCGCTTGCTGGGCTTGCAGGTGATCGACGTCGTCGACGGACGGGCCCTGGGACGGACGAGCCGCCTCATCTTCGACCCATCCGCCCGTCGCCTGGCGGCCTTCGTCGTCTCGTCCGGCCACTGGCCCCGGGAGGATCAGGTGCTCGAGTGGGGCCGGACGCGCGGCGTGGGGCTCCACGCCATCACGGTCCAGGGCGCCGACACCCTCGTGCGCCCCTCCGCCCTTCCCGAACTCCAGCCCCTTCTTCGCCGGCCGCTGCGCCTGTACGGCATCCGCGTGCTGACCGAAGACGGCGAGTTCCTGGGCGCCGCCGACGAACTGATGCTGGACGAGCGCTCCGGGGCCGTCCTGGAGGTCCTGCTCGCCCCCAAGGGGCTGTCGGATCGACTCCGGGGGCGGCTCTCCATCGCCGCCGCCTCTTTGCTGGTCATGGGGGAAGACGCCATGGTGGTACGGGCCGGCACCCGGCCCACCTCGCACCGGGTGGCGCATGCCGGGGGCCCCTCCCGCGCCGGTGAGCACGGCGCGCCGCCCAACGGCGCACCGCCCGACGGCGCGGCCGGCCCCGCCTTCGCGGGTGCCCCTCCCTCTCCCGGACAGGCTGCCGTCGAAGCGTCCGCCGACGGGAACAGCCCCCTCCCTGAGACGCTCCGCCGGGGATGGGTCACGGTGCGCTCGCTGGCGCTGGCGCCTCTCGAGCGGCGAGTACGGCGCGCCGGCCGTTGA
- the rlmD gene encoding 23S rRNA (uracil(1939)-C(5))-methyltransferase RlmD: MSKVPSGAPGEDAPEVGQRLVLDVASLDPRGDGVARTPGGFVVFVEGGLPGDRVEAVVSHRARHHARARLARQIRPSPLRVEGPCPVAETCGGCPLIHLAYPAQLEAKRSGVQDALVHTGGLEEAASRVLPVRGMEVPWGYRNKAQYPVGRGHDGRPVIGFYRRGTHEVVEALDCRVQHPLNVRLARATRDAIEELSLPPYDEATGSGLVRHLVCRTGAATGEALLVVVTARDGPEVRQALGQLAERVRRRVPELVGVVQNVNPLRTNVVLGKRSAVVWGREFLEERVGAVRLRLSATAFFQVNTRQAEVLYGEVRRRVETFLEARGQLGRGTLLDLYCGVGGIGIAASDRVGRLIGVEEVQEAVDDARRNAELNGVRHARWVAGDVEEVLPRLLQEGGERMRPLLVVVDPPRKGLDAAVVRALVRAQPELLVYVSCHPVTLARDLRQFVKGVEAQGLTYRWDPVQPVDMFPQTAHVEVVASLWRA, translated from the coding sequence GTGTCGAAGGTGCCGAGTGGCGCGCCCGGCGAGGATGCTCCCGAGGTAGGCCAGCGCCTGGTGCTCGACGTGGCCTCCCTGGATCCCCGTGGGGACGGCGTCGCCCGCACCCCGGGAGGGTTCGTCGTCTTCGTGGAAGGCGGGCTTCCCGGGGACCGGGTGGAGGCGGTGGTGAGCCATCGTGCCCGCCACCACGCGAGAGCCCGGCTCGCCCGGCAGATCCGGCCGTCTCCGCTGCGGGTCGAGGGCCCGTGCCCCGTGGCCGAGACCTGCGGCGGCTGTCCCCTCATCCATCTTGCCTACCCGGCCCAGCTCGAGGCGAAGCGGTCCGGGGTCCAGGACGCCCTCGTGCACACCGGCGGCCTCGAAGAAGCGGCGTCGCGGGTGCTCCCCGTGCGGGGCATGGAGGTGCCGTGGGGATACCGCAACAAGGCGCAGTACCCGGTGGGCCGCGGGCACGACGGCCGGCCGGTGATCGGCTTTTACCGGCGCGGCACGCATGAGGTGGTCGAGGCGCTGGATTGCAGGGTGCAGCACCCCCTCAACGTACGGCTGGCCAGGGCGACCCGAGACGCCATCGAGGAGCTGTCGCTCCCGCCTTACGACGAGGCTACGGGCAGCGGCCTGGTCCGGCACTTGGTCTGCCGCACCGGAGCGGCCACCGGGGAAGCGTTGCTGGTAGTGGTAACCGCCCGGGACGGGCCGGAGGTGCGCCAGGCGCTGGGCCAGCTTGCCGAGCGGGTGCGCCGGAGGGTGCCGGAGCTGGTGGGCGTGGTACAAAACGTCAACCCGCTGCGCACCAACGTCGTCCTGGGCAAGCGAAGCGCCGTCGTCTGGGGCCGGGAGTTCCTCGAGGAGAGGGTCGGCGCGGTGCGCCTGCGCCTTTCGGCCACGGCGTTCTTCCAGGTCAATACCCGGCAGGCGGAGGTCCTGTACGGCGAGGTACGACGGCGAGTGGAGACGTTCCTGGAGGCCCGCGGCCAGCTGGGCCGGGGTACGCTCCTGGATCTCTACTGCGGCGTTGGCGGCATCGGGATCGCCGCCTCCGACCGGGTCGGCCGCCTGATCGGGGTCGAAGAGGTGCAGGAGGCGGTCGACGACGCGCGGCGCAACGCCGAGCTCAATGGGGTGCGCCACGCCCGGTGGGTGGCCGGCGACGTGGAGGAGGTATTGCCGCGCCTCTTGCAGGAGGGAGGGGAACGGATGCGGCCGCTGCTCGTGGTGGTCGACCCGCCCCGCAAAGGGTTGGACGCGGCGGTGGTGCGGGCGCTGGTCAGGGCGCAGCCTGAACTGTTGGTGTACGTCTCTTGCCATCCGGTGACGCTCGCGAGGGACCTGCGGCAGTTCGTCAAAGGGGTGGAGGCGCAGGGCCTCACCTACCGGTGGGATCCGGTACAGCCGGTGGACATGTTTCCCCAGACGGCCCACGTCGAGGTGGTGGCGAGCCTTTGGCGAGCGTGA
- a CDS encoding M23 family metallopeptidase — protein sequence MTGASLAPKRCTALLLAVLAAVLWAGWQVAGGRATPGVRLRLAPREATPGQWVMVRVEGAKAHRLAGEWAGRSFPFYDDGAQGAVALVAVSYFVQPGKHPLVVREDGKEVAAAEVPVRPRAFPVQRLRVDPGKEALIRPQDPADVARRRREDEEVARARSRSNPRPLWQGPFVWPLARPYRLTSEFGLVREVNGAPSGRHSGLDLAAPEGTPVHAPNGGRVVLARDHLATGKTVILDHGWGLFTSYLHLSSIRVREGAFVSKGEILGTVGATGFATGPHLHWAAYLPGGYVDPRSLMERWPPESSSPGS from the coding sequence GTGACAGGCGCATCCCTTGCCCCGAAGCGGTGTACGGCGCTCCTGCTGGCCGTCCTGGCGGCGGTGCTGTGGGCAGGATGGCAGGTCGCCGGGGGAAGGGCGACGCCCGGCGTCCGGTTGCGGCTGGCGCCCCGGGAGGCGACCCCCGGGCAGTGGGTCATGGTGAGGGTGGAAGGGGCGAAGGCGCACCGCCTCGCCGGGGAGTGGGCCGGCCGGAGCTTCCCGTTTTACGATGACGGTGCGCAGGGCGCCGTCGCGCTCGTCGCCGTCTCCTACTTCGTGCAGCCGGGCAAGCACCCGCTGGTCGTCCGGGAGGACGGAAAGGAGGTGGCGGCGGCCGAGGTCCCGGTGCGGCCCAGGGCTTTTCCCGTGCAGCGGCTGCGCGTCGATCCCGGCAAGGAGGCGCTCATCCGCCCGCAAGATCCGGCAGACGTGGCCCGTCGCCGCCGGGAGGACGAAGAGGTCGCCCGGGCCCGCTCTCGGAGCAATCCCCGCCCGCTGTGGCAGGGGCCGTTCGTCTGGCCGCTCGCCCGTCCGTACCGGCTGACGAGCGAGTTCGGTCTCGTGCGGGAAGTCAACGGCGCGCCCAGCGGGCGCCACTCCGGTCTCGACCTCGCGGCCCCCGAGGGCACCCCCGTGCACGCCCCCAACGGCGGCCGGGTGGTGCTGGCCAGAGACCACCTGGCCACCGGCAAGACGGTCATCCTCGACCACGGATGGGGGTTGTTCACCTCTTACCTGCACCTCTCGTCCATCCGGGTGCGCGAGGGGGCTTTCGTGAGCAAGGGGGAGATCCTCGGCACCGTCGGGGCTACGGGTTTTGCGACCGGCCCCCATCTCCACTGGGCCGCCTACCTGCCGGGTGGCTACGTGGATCCCCGCAGCCTCATGGAACGCTGGCCTCCAGAGTCCTCCTCGCCTGGCAGTTAG
- the typA gene encoding translational GTPase TypA — MNTGIRNVAIIAHVDHGKTTLVDAMLRQSGLFRANQQLEERILDRDELERERGITILAKNTAILYGPVKINIIDTPGHADFGGEVERVLRMADGALLVVDAFEGPMPQTRFVLRKAFETHLKPIVVINKMDVPNARPKEVLDEVLDLFIELGADEQQIDFPVLYASARQGWASADPAARSGTMRPLFEAILEEVPTPSGDPSAPLQVLVTTLDYNEYLGRIGIGRVVNGTLRAGQPVMVSDRQGRLRPAKVGTLLTFLGLKREEVTEVQAGDIVAVTGIEALEIGETITDPERPSPLPPIRVEAPTISMYFLVNDSPFSGQEGRFVTGRQLKERLLREAETDVALEVVPTASPDTLEVKGRGELHLAILIEKMRREGYELQVSRPRPILREQDGQVQEPYEEAVLYVPGDAVGPVMELLGSRRAEVLEVEPQSGGQVRIRAYVPSRGLIGFRSQLLTETRGEGILYHVFDHYGPFVGELRARSGGAMVATETGMTTAYAIENLQERGVLFWPPGVKVYAGQVVGEHSRPQDITVNICKAKRLTNMRASSADVAVKLDAPRTMDLERSLEWINDDELVEVTPSSVRIRKAPRPTVQGVAPGNGRQLQTSYAERSAGPS, encoded by the coding sequence GTGAACACCGGCATCCGCAACGTGGCCATCATCGCCCACGTCGACCACGGCAAGACGACGCTGGTCGACGCCATGCTCCGGCAAAGCGGGCTCTTTCGCGCCAACCAGCAGCTCGAAGAGCGCATCCTCGATCGCGACGAGCTGGAGCGGGAGCGGGGCATCACCATCCTGGCGAAAAACACCGCCATCCTCTACGGCCCCGTCAAGATCAACATCATCGACACGCCGGGGCATGCGGACTTCGGCGGCGAGGTCGAACGGGTGCTGCGCATGGCGGACGGCGCCCTGCTGGTCGTCGACGCCTTCGAAGGCCCCATGCCGCAGACGCGTTTCGTGCTCCGCAAGGCGTTCGAGACCCATCTCAAGCCGATCGTCGTCATCAACAAGATGGACGTGCCCAACGCCCGGCCCAAAGAAGTGCTGGACGAGGTGCTGGATCTGTTCATCGAGCTCGGGGCGGACGAGCAACAGATCGACTTTCCCGTGCTGTACGCCTCCGCGCGCCAGGGGTGGGCGAGCGCCGACCCCGCGGCTCGGTCGGGTACCATGCGGCCGCTGTTCGAGGCGATCCTCGAGGAGGTGCCCACCCCTTCGGGCGATCCCAGCGCGCCACTGCAGGTGCTGGTGACCACCCTCGACTACAACGAGTACCTGGGTCGCATCGGCATCGGCCGGGTCGTCAACGGTACCCTGCGCGCGGGCCAGCCGGTCATGGTGAGCGACCGCCAGGGCCGGCTCCGCCCGGCCAAGGTGGGCACGCTGTTGACCTTCCTCGGCCTCAAGCGGGAAGAGGTTACCGAGGTGCAGGCCGGCGACATCGTGGCCGTGACGGGCATCGAGGCCCTGGAGATCGGGGAGACCATCACCGACCCGGAGCGCCCCAGCCCTCTTCCTCCCATCCGGGTCGAAGCGCCCACCATCAGCATGTACTTCCTCGTCAACGACAGCCCCTTTTCGGGCCAGGAGGGCCGGTTCGTGACGGGACGCCAGCTCAAGGAGCGGCTGCTCCGGGAGGCGGAGACCGACGTGGCCCTGGAGGTCGTGCCCACCGCCTCGCCCGACACCCTGGAGGTCAAAGGGCGCGGCGAGCTCCACCTGGCCATCCTCATCGAAAAGATGCGGCGGGAGGGGTACGAGCTCCAGGTCTCCCGCCCTCGCCCGATTCTGCGCGAGCAGGACGGGCAGGTCCAAGAACCGTACGAGGAGGCCGTGCTCTACGTGCCCGGCGATGCGGTAGGGCCCGTCATGGAGCTGCTCGGTTCGCGGCGCGCCGAGGTCCTGGAGGTGGAGCCCCAAAGCGGCGGCCAGGTGCGGATCCGGGCCTACGTGCCGTCCAGGGGTCTCATTGGCTTTCGCTCCCAGCTGCTCACCGAGACCAGAGGCGAGGGGATCCTGTACCACGTGTTCGACCACTACGGCCCCTTCGTGGGCGAGCTGCGGGCCAGGTCGGGCGGCGCCATGGTGGCCACCGAGACCGGCATGACCACCGCCTACGCCATCGAAAACCTCCAGGAGCGCGGCGTGCTCTTCTGGCCTCCCGGGGTGAAGGTGTACGCGGGCCAGGTCGTCGGCGAGCACTCCCGGCCGCAGGACATCACCGTCAACATCTGCAAGGCCAAGCGGCTCACCAACATGCGTGCGAGCAGCGCCGACGTCGCGGTCAAGCTCGATGCCCCGCGTACGATGGACCTGGAGCGGTCGCTCGAGTGGATCAACGACGACGAGCTGGTCGAGGTGACGCCTTCGTCGGTACGCATCCGCAAGGCACCGAGGCCCACGGTGCAGGGGGTCGCCCCGGGCAACGGCAGGCAGCTCCAGACCTCTTACGCCGAGCGCTCGGCCGGCCCCTCCTGA